The nucleotide window CTAAGCCAGTCTCAGCTTTAATAAATGAACCTTTTGCATGACCGATTTTATCTGTGTTGTCGTAAATTGCTTTTGTCATGGCATAAACTAAGTCATCTGGAAGATCTTTCTTAACCGCTAACATCGCACCTACAGATACAGCTGGTACATCTGCTTCTAAGCCGTATGTACCTGAAGGAATGTTATCCACTGCATAGTATGGATATTTCTCGATTAGTTCTTTTGCTTTATCTGCTTCAACTGGCACGATATAAACACCATTTGTTGCATTTAATGCCTCTACTGCACCAGTTGGGTAACCAGCCGTAATAAACGCTGCATCAATTTGACCAGATTGAATACCGTCTGTTGATTCACCAAAGTCTAAGTTTTGTGCTTTTATATCATCCATTGTTAAACCGTGGATTTCTAATAATTGCTCAGCATTTGCGTAAGTACCAGAACCTGGTGCACCTACTGAAACCTTTTTACCTTTTAAATCGGCAAACGATTTAATACCTGAGTCCGCTAATGTTACTAATTGAACTGTTTCAGGATATAACGCACCTAATGCGACAACAGAATCGATTGCTTTCCCGTCAAACATCATCGTTCCATTTGTTGCGTAGTAAGCAATATCCGTTTGTACGAATGCCACTTCTCCATTACCCTCTGCTAACGCTGTCATATTAGCAGCTGAAGCCTGTGACACCTCAGCAGTCGTTTTAACTCCTGTTTCAGATGTGATTAAATCTGCAAATGTACCACCTAATGGATAGTAAGTACCTTGTGTCCCACCTGTTAACACACTCATTAACTTAACATTGCCAAAGTCTAACGCTGAATTAGTATCAGAACCATTTGTTGATTCTTCATCAGTTGATGCCGTCTCGTCGTCGGTACCACATGCAGCTAGAACTAAGATCAATACACTTATTAGCATCAAGAAAAGCCTATTTTTTGATTTGAACATGAATAAATCCCCCTCACCGTTAGGTATGGGTTTATTTTACATACATCAATATTTAAAAGTCAAATAATATTGAAAATTAAGTAAAATATAATAGTTTTTTATATTCTATTTTACGCTTAAATAATCTGTAAAAATACAATTTATTCTATATGTAATTTATTTGAAATAATAATATCCGAAGGTATTAATTGATTTTGTGGAATAAATAAAGCAAATTATATTATTTTGTTGATGGTGAACTAAAAGTGGAATTTAGTATATGAATATAAAAAAACTGTACTCAATATTGAGCACAGTTTATTCGATTACCCCACATGCAATGCGCGCACCAGAGTTACCTGCAGGATCTGTTTTATAATCATCTGCCTTTTCATGTATGACAAGGGAACTTCCATCCTCATCAAAAAGTGAGTTTTTCTCTCCTTTTTTCAATGTGAAGTCAGCCGTTACAAAATTCAACTCTACTTGTCCATTATCATCCACCGTAATATTCGGTAAATCACCAACATGAGGACCTAAAGGATTTTCAACACCGTGTTTCTTATTAGTTGGATTAAAATGGGCTCCTGCTGAAGTGAAATCTGGTGGATCACATTTTCCTACCTCATGAATATGAATTCCATGTACACCCGGTGTTAAATTGTTCACTACGGCAGCAAGCTCAACACCCTTTTCGGTTTCTTGGAATGTGACCTCCCCTATAAGCTCTTTATTTGTGTTATACATTAGTGCTTTCGCAGCTAACGTCTCTGGGGCACTTACAGGCAAGGATTCTTTTTGAAACCAATTGCAGCCACTTAATAAAAGAACACTCGTCATTATAACAATTATCTTTCGCATAAATTCCCTCCTTAACGAAAGTATTTCCAAAGAGCAAAGGAATTTATACGTCCATTAAAAAACCGCTCAGTCTATACTAAGCGGTTGATTAAAATCCGTTTAATTTAAAATTTTGACTGTCACAGTACGACGTCCCCACTCATTGGCAGCTTTATCACTTGGGATAAAGACATCAATTTTATTGCCTTTAATGGACCCTCCTGTATCTGCAGCAATGGCTTCTCCGTAGCCTTCAACCCATACCTTTGAGCCTAGTGGGATGACATTAGGATCTACAGATATAATTTTCAAATCAGGATTTTCACGTAAATTCGTGCCATCCGTTGTAACACCAGAGCAACCCGAACAATATGCTGTATAAGCTGTTGCTTCTACCGTTATCTTTTTTGCCACATTACTTGTAGCTTGTGTTGTAGGAGCTGACGTTGGCGTGGTATTTGCTGAATTCGTTGCTTGTTGCGTTGTAGTTGTTTGCTCTTTTTTTTCGGTTGCAACAATGACTTCCTTTGATGGTCCTGAAACTAATAACGTTTCACCTGCATAAATTAAGTCAGTATTTATACCATTCCAAGCCTGCAATTGCTTCACTGTTACATTGTGAGCTGCTGCGATTGTAGATAATGTATCGCCTGGCTCAATAATATAAAATTTCCCGTTCGAGCTTACTTCTAACATATCGTCTGCAAAAATTAAATCACTTGTTAAATGGTTGATTTCTTTTAATGATTCTACTGTTGTATCAAACTTCTTACTTATCTTATATAGTGTATCACCAGGTTGAATTGTATATTTTTCCGCTGAAGCATTTGTTGCAACAAAACCTGTTGCTGTAATTGATAAAGCAGCCGTTAAAGCTATTATTTTATTATTCTTCATATCCGTTTTCCTCCGATTGTTTCTATAATTAATTCCGGTTCAGCGGAATTTGGTCTTCGGCTTTATACTTAGTTCCACAAATGGTGGATTAGTCAGCCATTATCGCACGATGCGTCGCTTTTAAGCAGCCTTCCTCTTTAAGAGCACTATTTCTGAATTGCGTGCTAGCCGTATATCAATCTTTTAGCTATGCCCTCACTTTACCTGAGTCATATTGCAGGAAGGTGACGTACTTATGTATGCTTCATTACAAGAATATTGCAAAAATATTGGATAGAAATAACATAAATTGAATTGTAATTATCAAAATTTCATAATTTATAGTGTAAATACAGTAAATTTACATAATATAAATGGGAAATAGTTTTCGTAAGTATTACAAGACAATCTCAATCGATATCGAATTGTAACCTCAATGGCCGATATAGAAGGAAAGGAGGGATAATTATGGAAATTAATGCAATGATGTCAGCGCAACTTGCATCTCTTCAACAAACTTTGCAAATGAGTATTTTAGACAAAGCAATGAATACTGGCGC belongs to Solibacillus sp. FSL R7-0682 and includes:
- a CDS encoding TAXI family TRAP transporter solute-binding subunit, with product MFKSKNRLFLMLISVLILVLAACGTDDETASTDEESTNGSDTNSALDFGNVKLMSVLTGGTQGTYYPLGGTFADLITSETGVKTTAEVSQASAANMTALAEGNGEVAFVQTDIAYYATNGTMMFDGKAIDSVVALGALYPETVQLVTLADSGIKSFADLKGKKVSVGAPGSGTYANAEQLLEIHGLTMDDIKAQNLDFGESTDGIQSGQIDAAFITAGYPTGAVEALNATNGVYIVPVEADKAKELIEKYPYYAVDNIPSGTYGLEADVPAVSVGAMLAVKKDLPDDLVYAMTKAIYDNTDKIGHAKGSFIKAETGLDGIGIEVHPGAQRYFDEVK
- a CDS encoding superoxide dismutase family protein, yielding MRKIIVIMTSVLLLSGCNWFQKESLPVSAPETLAAKALMYNTNKELIGEVTFQETEKGVELAAVVNNLTPGVHGIHIHEVGKCDPPDFTSAGAHFNPTNKKHGVENPLGPHVGDLPNITVDDNGQVELNFVTADFTLKKGEKNSLFDEDGSSLVIHEKADDYKTDPAGNSGARIACGVIE
- a CDS encoding LysM peptidoglycan-binding and 3D domain-containing protein, whose product is MKNNKIIALTAALSITATGFVATNASAEKYTIQPGDTLYKISKKFDTTVESLKEINHLTSDLIFADDMLEVSSNGKFYIIEPGDTLSTIAAAHNVTVKQLQAWNGINTDLIYAGETLLVSGPSKEVIVATEKKEQTTTTQQATNSANTTPTSAPTTQATSNVAKKITVEATAYTAYCSGCSGVTTDGTNLRENPDLKIISVDPNVIPLGSKVWVEGYGEAIAADTGGSIKGNKIDVFIPSDKAANEWGRRTVTVKILN